One window of the Oceanicaulis sp. genome contains the following:
- a CDS encoding division plane positioning ATPase MipZ, giving the protein MSPLASADIVKPAGQAPAGPGAAHVIVVGNEKGGAGKSTVAIHLAIALMRMGKAVGVIDLDVRQASLSRHLDNRRTWSEKRGLKLPTPAEARLPISEERSLDAREAEEKAAWEAALASLKESCDYIVIDAPGGDTHYARLAHAAADTLITPINDSFVDFALLADVDPDTYEVGRPSIYAEMVWECRKRKAMTDRRSMDWVVMRNRVSTLDAKNKRRVGKGLKALSERIGFRLAPGFSERVIYRELFPKGLTLIDLTESGSTAGFTMSHVAARQELRELLIVLKLPGLEGARIPF; this is encoded by the coding sequence ATGAGCCCGCTCGCCAGCGCCGACATCGTCAAACCTGCAGGCCAGGCCCCGGCTGGGCCGGGGGCGGCGCACGTCATCGTGGTCGGCAACGAAAAGGGCGGGGCGGGCAAGTCCACCGTCGCCATCCATCTCGCCATCGCGCTGATGCGTATGGGCAAGGCGGTGGGCGTGATCGATCTGGACGTCCGCCAGGCGAGCCTGTCCAGGCATCTCGACAATCGCCGGACCTGGTCTGAGAAGCGCGGGCTGAAGCTGCCCACGCCTGCCGAGGCGCGCCTTCCGATCTCCGAAGAGCGGAGCCTGGACGCGCGCGAGGCCGAGGAGAAGGCCGCCTGGGAGGCCGCGCTCGCGAGCCTCAAGGAGAGCTGCGACTATATCGTGATCGACGCGCCGGGCGGTGACACCCACTACGCCAGGCTCGCCCACGCCGCCGCCGACACGCTGATCACGCCGATCAACGACAGCTTCGTCGATTTCGCCCTGCTCGCCGACGTCGATCCGGACACCTACGAGGTGGGCCGTCCGAGCATCTACGCCGAGATGGTCTGGGAGTGCCGCAAGCGCAAAGCGATGACCGACCGCCGGTCGATGGACTGGGTGGTGATGCGCAACCGGGTCTCCACCCTGGACGCCAAGAACAAGCGCCGGGTCGGCAAGGGTCTGAAGGCGCTGTCCGAGCGCATCGGGTTCCGGCTGGCGCCGGGCTTTTCCGAGCGCGTGATCTATCGCGAGCTGTTCCCGAAAGGGCTGACGCTCATCGACCTCACCGAATCAGGATCGACCGCAGGCTTCACGATGAGCCATGTCGCGGCGCGTCAGGAATTGCGCGAATTGCTGATCGTTCTCAAACTGCCCGGTCTTGAAGGAGCCCGGATCCCGTTCTGA
- the panC gene encoding pantoate--beta-alanine ligase, protein MPSSLPLPAVHDPAALREEIARWRAQGLRIGFVPTMGALHGGHIALVEQALELADRVVVSIFVNPAQFAPGEDYDAYPRTLESDAEKLTKAGCHLLYAPNAPAMYPDGFATTVSLKGPAEDLESAARPHFFAGVATVVTKLLNQVRPDLAVFGEKDYQQLLVIRRLAADLDLGVEIVAGETRRDPDGLALSSRNAYLSDVDRKRAAELNVILAECAARLEAGADVGSVEAAALERAEAAFDSVDYLTVRDAHTLAPLDQDAPIEGEARVLAAVRLGPVRLIDNMAAGPAG, encoded by the coding sequence ATGCCTTCCTCCCTGCCCCTGCCCGCCGTTCACGACCCCGCAGCCCTGCGTGAGGAGATCGCGCGCTGGCGGGCGCAGGGCCTGCGGATCGGCTTCGTGCCGACCATGGGCGCGCTGCACGGCGGTCATATCGCGCTGGTCGAGCAGGCGCTCGAACTTGCCGACCGGGTCGTGGTCAGCATTTTCGTCAATCCCGCCCAGTTCGCGCCGGGCGAGGATTACGACGCCTATCCGCGCACGCTGGAAAGCGACGCCGAAAAGCTCACGAAGGCCGGCTGCCATCTTCTTTACGCGCCGAACGCTCCGGCCATGTATCCGGACGGCTTCGCGACGACCGTCAGCCTGAAAGGACCCGCGGAGGACCTTGAGAGCGCCGCCCGACCGCACTTCTTCGCCGGCGTCGCCACGGTGGTCACCAAGCTCCTCAACCAGGTTCGCCCCGACCTCGCCGTGTTTGGAGAGAAGGACTACCAGCAGCTTCTGGTGATCCGGCGCCTCGCCGCCGATCTCGATCTCGGCGTGGAGATCGTCGCAGGCGAAACCCGCCGCGATCCGGACGGGCTCGCCCTGTCCTCGCGCAACGCGTACCTGTCGGACGTAGACCGCAAGCGCGCCGCCGAACTCAACGTCATCCTCGCCGAATGCGCCGCCCGGCTCGAAGCCGGCGCGGACGTCGGTTCAGTCGAGGCCGCCGCGCTCGAACGCGCCGAAGCCGCCTTTGATTCCGTGGATTATCTGACGGTGCGCGACGCGCACACCCTCGCCCCGCTCGATCAGGACGCGCCGATCGAAGGCGAAGCCCGCGTGCTCGCCGCGGTGCGGTTGGGTCCCGTCAGGCTGATCGACAACATGGCGGCCGGGCCCGCGGGCTGA
- a CDS encoding DUF1489 domain-containing protein, producing MPLHLVKLCVGADGIEDLEAWRDKVAPGGRPMPHTTRMTPKRAKELLDGGSLYWVIKRVIQCRQRVIELEEFTDEAGVKRCTIWLDPEIVRTAPSPKRPFQGWRYLKAEDAPADLTVHTGGEDLPDDLRQQLIEIGAW from the coding sequence ATGCCGCTTCATCTGGTCAAACTCTGCGTCGGCGCGGACGGGATCGAGGATCTCGAAGCCTGGCGCGACAAGGTCGCGCCCGGCGGCCGGCCCATGCCGCACACCACCCGCATGACGCCCAAGCGGGCGAAGGAGCTGCTCGACGGCGGTTCGCTCTACTGGGTGATCAAGCGCGTCATCCAGTGCCGCCAGCGGGTGATCGAGCTTGAGGAATTTACAGACGAGGCCGGCGTCAAGCGCTGCACGATCTGGCTCGACCCCGAGATCGTCCGCACCGCTCCCAGCCCCAAGCGTCCCTTCCAGGGCTGGCGCTATCTCAAGGCCGAGGACGCGCCCGCCGATCTCACCGTGCACACCGGCGGCGAGGACCTGCCCGACGATCTGCGTCAGCAGCTGATCGAGATCGGCGCCTGGTGA
- a CDS encoding cupin-like domain-containing protein: protein MTEPVLIDWNDEKRDEFRNGVVRARHRLHLAPEFTDLALAALLNRHPRELIDYCTMGDDPADRESWRAGDPGQADGRTLLEAVRQGKLWINLREAMNTDPVYKPLFESLFAQMRRLNPGYAPIRAYGGILISSPKAQVFYHADVSETLLLHVKGRKRFRIYPPRAPWIADESMEQVLHKTQTEDIPFDPAWDRDAALVDLEPGDFVSWPLHAPHRVENLEGLNVSITCEVVTRQSVMKNAVLHANGALRKMGFTPKSSAPTGLPAYAKLALSKTWKFAEKVTGAAARPLPKSESTFDVDLASETGYRDRAPA from the coding sequence ATGACCGAGCCTGTTCTGATCGACTGGAACGACGAGAAACGCGACGAATTCCGCAACGGCGTGGTCCGCGCCCGCCATAGGCTGCACCTTGCGCCGGAGTTCACCGATCTCGCGCTCGCCGCGCTTTTGAACCGCCATCCGCGCGAACTGATCGACTATTGCACGATGGGCGACGACCCGGCCGACCGAGAGAGCTGGCGCGCCGGCGATCCGGGCCAGGCCGATGGACGCACGCTTCTGGAGGCGGTGCGCCAGGGCAAGCTCTGGATCAATCTGCGCGAGGCGATGAACACCGACCCGGTCTACAAGCCGCTGTTCGAAAGCCTGTTTGCGCAGATGCGCCGCCTCAACCCCGGCTATGCGCCGATCCGCGCCTATGGCGGCATCCTGATCAGCTCGCCCAAGGCCCAGGTCTTCTACCACGCCGACGTGTCCGAGACGCTGCTGCTGCACGTGAAGGGCAGGAAGCGGTTCCGCATCTATCCGCCGCGCGCACCCTGGATCGCCGACGAGAGCATGGAACAGGTGCTGCACAAGACCCAGACCGAGGACATCCCGTTCGATCCGGCCTGGGACAGGGACGCGGCGCTGGTCGATCTCGAGCCGGGCGATTTCGTCAGCTGGCCGCTGCACGCGCCGCACCGGGTGGAAAACCTCGAAGGCCTGAACGTGTCGATCACCTGCGAGGTGGTGACCCGTCAGTCCGTGATGAAGAACGCGGTCCTGCACGCCAACGGTGCGCTGCGGAAGATGGGCTTCACGCCGAAATCCTCCGCGCCGACCGGCCTGCCGGCCTACGCCAAGCTGGCTCTGTCGAAGACCTGGAAATTCGCCGAGAAGGTCACCGGCGCCGCGGCCCGGCCGCTGCCGAAGTCGGAATCCACCTTCGACGTCGATCTGGCCAGCGAAACCGGATACCGCGACCGCGCGCCGGCCTGA
- a CDS encoding acetyl/propionyl/methylcrotonyl-CoA carboxylase subunit alpha yields MIKKLLIANRGEIARRIMRTAHREGIATVAVYSDADAEAPHVREAGEAVRLGPAPARESYLLGDKIIEAAKQTGADAIHPGYGFLSENAGFARACAKAGIVFVGPSPESIEAMGLKDRAKKLMEDAGVPVTPGYHGEEQDPAHLKEQADKIGYPVLIKAVAGGGGKGMRKVEEADRFLEALDSCKREASSSFGDDRVLIEKFISSPRHIEVQVFGDTHGNVVHFFERDCSLQRRHQKVIEEAPAPGMTEDVRAAMCEAAVRAAKAVDYVGAGTVEFIVDGSGPLRKDGFYFMEMNTRLQVEHPVTEEVTGYDLVDLQLQVAAGGELPAQENISLHGAAMELRLYAEDPASGFLPSIGRLERLRIPDYGVRVDSGVQQGGEVTLHYDPMIAKIIGTGPDRDQVIENLLEFVDGALSVWPVKTNAGFLRRALDHPDFRAGNVDTRFIDARLDELAPKDAPALSYAVAALVMAEGGPLSGAAQDPWALRDGFRVNSDPFIEVGLDAGGERRPVRLTFTKNRLEAAVGDTVLVLDTPAFEEGFFEARIDRRAVSARYEPQGRAVLVNAFGETHLIERYNPAALAEALDAGGQIKAPMPGKVLALKVKPGDSVKKGQTLVVLEAMKMEHALTAGADGVVEDVPVREGAQVADGAVLVVLGE; encoded by the coding sequence ATGATCAAGAAGCTCCTCATCGCCAATCGCGGCGAGATCGCCCGCCGCATCATGCGCACCGCCCATCGCGAAGGGATCGCGACCGTCGCGGTCTATTCCGACGCTGACGCAGAGGCGCCCCATGTGCGCGAGGCGGGCGAGGCGGTGCGGCTGGGGCCCGCGCCGGCGCGTGAGAGCTATCTGCTCGGCGACAAGATCATCGAGGCGGCGAAGCAGACCGGCGCGGACGCCATCCACCCCGGCTACGGCTTTCTGTCGGAGAACGCGGGCTTCGCCCGGGCCTGCGCGAAGGCGGGGATCGTGTTCGTGGGGCCGAGCCCTGAAAGCATCGAGGCGATGGGTCTCAAGGACCGCGCCAAGAAGCTGATGGAAGACGCCGGCGTGCCGGTCACGCCGGGCTATCACGGCGAAGAGCAGGACCCCGCCCACCTTAAAGAGCAGGCCGACAAGATCGGCTATCCGGTCCTGATCAAGGCGGTCGCCGGCGGCGGCGGCAAGGGCATGCGCAAGGTCGAGGAGGCGGACCGCTTCCTTGAAGCGCTGGACAGCTGCAAGCGCGAGGCGTCATCGAGCTTCGGCGACGACCGGGTTCTGATCGAGAAGTTCATTTCCAGCCCGCGCCATATCGAGGTGCAGGTGTTCGGCGACACCCACGGCAACGTCGTGCATTTCTTCGAGCGCGACTGCTCGCTGCAGCGCCGCCATCAGAAGGTCATCGAGGAGGCCCCAGCGCCAGGCATGACCGAAGACGTGCGCGCGGCGATGTGCGAAGCGGCTGTGCGCGCGGCCAAGGCGGTCGACTATGTCGGGGCCGGCACGGTCGAGTTCATCGTCGACGGCTCGGGCCCGCTTCGCAAGGACGGGTTCTATTTCATGGAAATGAACACCCGTCTGCAGGTCGAGCATCCCGTAACCGAAGAAGTCACCGGCTACGACCTGGTGGACCTTCAGCTTCAGGTCGCCGCCGGCGGCGAGCTGCCGGCCCAGGAGAATATTTCACTGCACGGCGCGGCCATGGAGCTGCGTCTGTACGCGGAGGATCCGGCCAGCGGCTTTCTGCCCTCCATCGGCAGGCTGGAGCGGCTGCGAATCCCCGACTACGGCGTCCGGGTGGACTCCGGCGTCCAGCAGGGCGGCGAGGTGACGCTCCATTACGACCCCATGATCGCGAAGATCATCGGAACTGGCCCGGACCGCGATCAGGTGATCGAGAACCTTCTCGAATTCGTCGACGGCGCCCTGAGCGTCTGGCCGGTGAAGACGAACGCCGGCTTCCTGCGCCGCGCGCTCGACCATCCCGATTTCCGCGCGGGGAACGTCGATACGCGCTTCATCGACGCGCGGCTGGACGAGCTGGCGCCGAAGGACGCCCCGGCGCTCAGCTATGCGGTCGCCGCGCTCGTCATGGCCGAGGGCGGGCCGCTGTCGGGCGCTGCGCAGGACCCGTGGGCCCTGCGCGACGGCTTCCGGGTGAATTCGGATCCGTTCATTGAAGTTGGTCTGGATGCTGGCGGGGAACGCCGCCCGGTCCGGCTGACGTTCACGAAGAACCGGCTCGAGGCTGCGGTGGGCGACACGGTGCTGGTTCTCGACACGCCGGCGTTCGAAGAGGGCTTCTTTGAAGCGAGGATCGACCGCCGTGCGGTCAGCGCACGGTACGAGCCTCAGGGCAGGGCGGTTCTGGTCAACGCCTTCGGGGAGACCCACCTGATCGAGCGCTATAACCCGGCCGCGCTCGCCGAAGCGCTCGACGCGGGCGGGCAGATCAAGGCCCCCATGCCCGGCAAGGTTCTTGCGCTGAAGGTGAAGCCCGGCGACAGCGTGAAGAAGGGCCAGACCCTCGTCGTGCTCGAAGCGATGAAGATGGAGCACGCCCTGACCGCCGGCGCGGACGGCGTGGTCGAGGACGTCCCGGTCAGGGAAGGCGCCCAGGTCGCCGACGGCGCGGTCCTGGTGGTGCTGGGCGAGTAG
- a CDS encoding DUF817 domain-containing protein, which yields MRGPVTGVLFEFVAFGIKQAWACLFGGLMLALLLASFLFWPENAPLARYDAITLGAVAIQIGMLALRLETLAEARVIAVFHLVGTVMEIFKVHAGSWIYPEVDAAVLQIMGVPLFSGFMYAAVGSYLARVWRIFEFRFDRFPPLWLQALLAVAAYVNFFTHHYTVDVRWALFAASAAIYGPCVVWFRPDEKHRPMPLLLGLVLVALFIWFAENIGTFARAWSYPGQELSWRPVHIAKLGSWYLLMLISFVLAAAVREREGRCACL from the coding sequence GTGCGCGGGCCGGTCACAGGGGTGCTGTTCGAGTTCGTCGCCTTCGGGATCAAGCAGGCCTGGGCGTGCCTGTTCGGCGGGCTGATGCTGGCGCTCTTGCTGGCGAGCTTCCTGTTCTGGCCCGAAAACGCGCCGCTGGCGCGCTACGACGCGATCACGCTCGGCGCAGTGGCGATCCAGATCGGCATGCTGGCGCTCAGGCTGGAGACCCTGGCCGAGGCGCGGGTCATCGCGGTCTTTCACCTCGTCGGCACCGTGATGGAGATCTTCAAGGTCCATGCCGGCAGCTGGATCTATCCCGAGGTCGACGCGGCGGTCCTGCAAATCATGGGCGTGCCGCTGTTTTCAGGCTTCATGTACGCCGCGGTGGGCAGCTATCTGGCGCGTGTCTGGCGAATCTTCGAGTTCCGCTTCGACCGGTTTCCGCCGCTCTGGCTGCAGGCGCTGCTGGCCGTGGCGGCGTATGTGAACTTCTTCACCCACCATTACACGGTCGATGTTCGCTGGGCTCTGTTCGCGGCCTCCGCAGCGATCTACGGGCCCTGCGTGGTCTGGTTCCGGCCGGACGAGAAACATCGGCCGATGCCGCTTCTTCTGGGGCTGGTGCTGGTCGCGCTGTTCATCTGGTTTGCTGAAAACATCGGCACGTTCGCACGCGCCTGGAGCTATCCCGGACAGGAGCTGAGCTGGCGCCCCGTGCACATCGCCAAGCTCGGCAGCTGGTATCTGCTGATGCTGATCAGCTTCGTGCTCGCCGCCGCCGTCAGAGAGCGCGAGGGGCGCTGCGCTTGCCTATGA
- a CDS encoding enoyl-CoA hydratase-related protein, translated as MAIEDEVLLEVTPGGAAIVTLNRPDKHNAFNADIIARLSDIFETLRANTDEARVVFLRGAGKSFSAGADLEWMKAAADWTHEDNTEDALGLARMLHRLYDLPQLTVALVQGAAMGGGAGLMAACDVAVAVKDAKIRFSEVRLGLTPATISPFVVRAIGPRYARALFATGEGFDGAFAHQIGLAQYVVDRADDLDEMMEHLAKLAFSAAPGAVSDAKQLVDMVAGEEIDEGLMRKTARQIADRRVSAEGREGLAAFLEKRKPGWAE; from the coding sequence ATGGCGATCGAGGACGAGGTTCTGCTGGAGGTGACGCCGGGCGGCGCGGCGATCGTAACGCTCAATCGCCCCGACAAGCACAACGCCTTCAACGCCGACATCATCGCCCGGCTCAGCGACATCTTCGAGACGCTCCGCGCCAACACCGACGAGGCGCGCGTGGTCTTTCTGCGCGGCGCGGGAAAGAGCTTCTCCGCCGGCGCCGACCTTGAATGGATGAAGGCGGCTGCGGACTGGACCCATGAAGACAACACCGAAGACGCGCTGGGTCTCGCGCGCATGCTGCACCGGCTCTACGACCTGCCGCAGCTGACCGTGGCGCTCGTTCAGGGCGCGGCCATGGGCGGCGGCGCGGGGCTGATGGCGGCCTGCGACGTGGCTGTGGCGGTCAAGGACGCGAAGATCCGGTTCTCCGAAGTGCGCCTGGGCCTGACCCCGGCGACGATTTCGCCCTTCGTGGTCCGCGCGATCGGTCCGCGCTACGCCCGCGCGCTGTTCGCCACCGGCGAGGGCTTCGACGGCGCCTTCGCCCACCAGATCGGCCTCGCTCAGTATGTCGTCGACCGCGCCGACGACCTTGATGAGATGATGGAGCATCTCGCAAAGCTCGCCTTCAGCGCCGCGCCAGGCGCTGTGTCGGACGCCAAACAGCTCGTCGACATGGTCGCCGGCGAGGAGATCGACGAGGGCCTGATGCGCAAGACCGCCCGCCAGATCGCGGACCGGCGCGTCAGCGCCGAGGGCCGCGAGGGCCTCGCCGCCTTCCTTGAAAAGCGCAAGCCGGGCTGGGCGGAGTAG
- a CDS encoding NAD(P)H-dependent oxidoreductase: MRICLVNAHPDPAPERFCHALAAAYQSGAEEAGHTVDRFDAGALDYGFLESAAAFDAAPPDAFKAVREALSAADHFVFIYPLWLGTLPAKSKAFLEHLGRAHFFLDTQNDSSKWPAQKMNGKSARVIVTMGMPGFAYRLFFGSHSVKGLEAGILKLSGFSPVKDSVFGLVEAGPERRAALLDEARKLGAAGR; this comes from the coding sequence ATGCGCATCTGCCTGGTCAACGCCCATCCCGATCCAGCGCCGGAGCGCTTCTGCCACGCGCTGGCGGCCGCCTACCAGTCCGGCGCCGAAGAGGCCGGCCACACCGTGGACAGGTTCGACGCCGGCGCGCTGGACTACGGGTTTCTAGAGAGCGCAGCGGCGTTCGACGCGGCTCCGCCTGACGCGTTCAAAGCCGTCCGCGAGGCGCTGAGCGCGGCGGACCATTTCGTTTTCATCTATCCGCTGTGGCTGGGGACGCTTCCGGCGAAGTCCAAGGCCTTCCTCGAACATCTCGGCCGGGCGCATTTCTTTCTCGACACGCAAAACGACAGCTCGAAATGGCCGGCGCAGAAGATGAACGGCAAGTCCGCGCGGGTCATCGTCACCATGGGCATGCCCGGCTTCGCCTACCGGCTGTTCTTCGGATCGCACTCGGTGAAGGGGCTGGAGGCCGGGATCCTCAAGCTCTCCGGCTTTTCGCCGGTGAAAGACAGCGTGTTCGGACTGGTCGAGGCGGGGCCGGAACGCCGCGCGGCCCTGCTCGACGAAGCCCGCAAGCTCGGCGCGGCGGGCCGGTGA
- a CDS encoding DUF3422 domain-containing protein encodes MTEWRDHEARAGLLGELHARPRPAVPAPGAAARIDLQTTPGEAARHVGRLRDRLQGRGEPLPETGSRHHVYTEGELRVVFERHTEFVSYTVFDDSPGAAFETDILAKAPADAFEGLPGGRVSAIRIHIEKSTDGALDEKLAERVFGHADFAASHIRGGDAALASDFRPDADGFIRFLVFDSTPSDVVRGRMVQRIFELEAYRMAAMLALPVAREAGPLLEKLEAEMDTMSDRIAAGPHAAKDRDILQRLTRLAGEAERLRARGDFRFGAAKAYGNIVQDRNLRLREARIEGHERVGVFIERRLAPALKTCEAIATRQQAVAERVDRGVQLLATRVQVDVEEQNAELLDAMNRRAAAQLKLQETVEALSTVAITYYAVGLIYYVAQGLDEAGWGVNPYLVAGIATPVVFLTVLAGVRLVRHWLKRQGEVDDD; translated from the coding sequence ATGACAGAATGGCGCGACCACGAGGCGCGAGCGGGGCTGCTGGGCGAGTTGCACGCCCGGCCGCGGCCGGCGGTGCCTGCGCCCGGGGCTGCGGCCCGGATCGACCTTCAGACCACCCCCGGCGAGGCGGCCCGTCATGTCGGCCGGCTACGCGACCGGCTACAGGGCAGGGGTGAGCCGCTGCCCGAGACCGGGTCGCGCCATCACGTCTACACTGAAGGCGAACTGCGGGTCGTGTTCGAGCGGCACACCGAGTTCGTCTCCTACACCGTGTTCGACGATTCGCCCGGCGCGGCCTTCGAGACCGATATTCTCGCCAAGGCGCCGGCGGACGCGTTCGAGGGGCTGCCCGGCGGCCGGGTGTCGGCCATCCGCATCCATATTGAGAAAAGCACCGACGGCGCGCTGGACGAGAAGCTGGCCGAGCGCGTGTTCGGTCACGCCGACTTTGCCGCTAGCCATATAAGGGGCGGCGACGCGGCGCTGGCGTCGGACTTCAGGCCCGACGCGGACGGCTTCATCCGGTTTCTGGTGTTTGATTCAACGCCCAGCGACGTGGTGCGCGGACGCATGGTGCAGCGGATCTTCGAGCTCGAAGCCTACCGGATGGCGGCGATGCTGGCTTTGCCGGTGGCGCGCGAGGCGGGACCCTTGCTGGAAAAGCTCGAAGCGGAGATGGACACCATGTCCGACCGCATTGCGGCGGGGCCGCACGCGGCCAAGGACCGCGACATCCTGCAAAGGCTGACCCGGCTCGCCGGCGAGGCCGAGCGGCTGCGCGCGCGCGGCGACTTCCGCTTCGGGGCGGCGAAGGCCTACGGCAACATCGTCCAGGACCGTAATCTGCGTCTGCGCGAGGCGCGGATCGAAGGCCATGAACGGGTCGGAGTGTTCATCGAGCGCCGTCTGGCGCCGGCCCTGAAAACGTGTGAGGCGATCGCCACGCGCCAGCAGGCCGTGGCCGAGCGCGTCGACCGGGGCGTGCAGCTTCTGGCCACCCGCGTGCAGGTCGATGTCGAAGAGCAGAACGCCGAGCTTCTGGACGCGATGAACCGCCGCGCCGCCGCCCAGCTGAAGCTGCAGGAGACGGTGGAGGCGCTCTCCACCGTGGCGATCACGTATTACGCGGTCGGCCTGATCTATTACGTGGCGCAGGGGCTCGATGAGGCGGGCTGGGGCGTCAATCCGTATCTGGTCGCAGGGATCGCGACGCCGGTGGTGTTCTTGACCGTCCTGGCCGGCGTGCGCCTGGTGCGCCACTGGCTCAAGCGCCAGGGCGAGGTCGACGACGACTAG
- a CDS encoding heme-binding protein, with the protein MRLFAVLTALIALFGASAMATEEPAYTRVDAHGDVEIRDYPALILAEVEMTGDRREATNRGFRPLAGYIFGGNAPREEIAMTAPVTSTRASGERGEEIAMTAPVTSAPAGEGRWTVAFIMPAEWSMDTLPVPDDARVSLREIPARRVAVIRFNGLMGERRIEDKLEELQAFLAEHGHEARAAPTYAAYDPPWIPGPFRRNEIWIEIAPG; encoded by the coding sequence ATGCGCCTTTTCGCTGTTCTCACCGCGCTGATCGCGCTCTTCGGCGCTTCCGCGATGGCGACTGAGGAGCCGGCCTATACGCGCGTCGACGCGCACGGCGATGTTGAGATCCGCGATTATCCCGCGCTGATCCTGGCCGAGGTCGAGATGACCGGCGACCGGCGCGAGGCGACAAATCGAGGCTTCCGGCCGCTGGCCGGCTACATTTTCGGCGGCAACGCGCCGCGCGAGGAGATCGCCATGACCGCGCCGGTGACCTCCACGCGGGCTTCCGGCGAGCGCGGCGAAGAGATCGCGATGACCGCCCCTGTGACGAGCGCGCCGGCGGGCGAGGGGCGCTGGACAGTCGCCTTCATCATGCCGGCGGAGTGGAGCATGGACACGCTGCCCGTGCCCGACGACGCGCGCGTGAGCCTGCGCGAAATCCCGGCGCGCCGCGTGGCCGTGATCCGCTTCAACGGCCTGATGGGCGAGCGGCGGATCGAAGACAAGCTCGAAGAACTTCAGGCCTTTCTGGCCGAGCACGGCCATGAGGCCCGCGCCGCGCCGACCTATGCGGCCTATGACCCTCCCTGGATCCCCGGACCGTTCAGGCGCAACGAAATCTGGATCGAGATCGCGCCGGGCTAG
- a CDS encoding HepT-like ribonuclease domain-containing protein, producing MLHYAQAALRHGGGYELEELVADEMRYLAVQRALEVVGEAAANVPPSVQAALPDIPFREAIGMRHRIIHGYATVDPIVIVHTVRNDLPPLITALEAALAEPLPDER from the coding sequence ATGCTGCATTATGCTCAGGCTGCACTTAGACATGGCGGCGGGTATGAACTGGAAGAACTTGTCGCCGATGAAATGCGATATCTCGCCGTCCAGCGGGCGCTCGAAGTCGTCGGCGAAGCCGCGGCGAACGTGCCTCCCAGCGTGCAGGCTGCGCTGCCGGATATTCCGTTTCGTGAAGCGATAGGGATGCGGCACCGTATCATTCATGGCTACGCGACGGTGGATCCGATCGTCATCGTGCACACTGTGCGCAACGACCTGCCGCCCCTGATCACCGCCCTCGAAGCCGCGCTCGCCGAGCCGCTCCCTGACGAACGGTGA
- a CDS encoding nucleotidyltransferase family protein, with protein sequence MDPAIEKLRALKPELRERFGVTGLAVFGSRVRGEARPDSDLDIILDFARTPTLFGLSDLDDFLVERLGVRVDTLTRGSIHPGLKEDILKEAVAL encoded by the coding sequence ATGGACCCGGCAATCGAAAAGCTCAGAGCCCTCAAGCCCGAACTGCGCGAGCGCTTCGGCGTGACCGGGCTTGCGGTGTTTGGATCGCGGGTGCGCGGCGAAGCGCGGCCGGACAGCGATCTGGACATCATTTTGGACTTTGCAAGGACGCCGACCTTGTTCGGTCTGAGCGATCTCGATGATTTCCTGGTCGAGCGTCTCGGAGTGAGGGTCGACACGTTGACGCGAGGATCGATACATCCGGGCCTCAAGGAGGACATCCTGAAAGAGGCCGTCGCGCTATGA